The Hyphomonas sediminis genome contains the following window.
ATTGCGGAACTTGACGCGAAGATCGCCGAGCTTGAGGCGCTTGCCGCCCGCAAGGATGGTCCGTCCATCAGCGACGAACTGGCAAAGCTGAAGACCAAGTCGGTCAAACAGCTCAAGCAGATCTATTCGGAACTGAACGCATGGCGGATTACGCAGGTGGCGCGCCACCCCGACCGCCCGCACTTCTCGGACTTCATCAACACGGTTTTCACAGACTTTGAGGAGCTGGCGGGCGACCGGGTCTACGGCAACGACGAAGCCATCATTGGCGGTCTTGCGCGATTCAAGGGGCGTTCCGTTGTGATTATGGGCCATGAAAAAGGCCGTACCACCGAGAAGCGCCTGAAGCACAATTTCGGCATGGCTCACCCGGAAGGATACCGGAAGGCCGTGCGCCTGATGGATCTGGCCGAGAAATTCAACATGCCGGTCCTGTCCTTCCCGGACACGGCAGGCGCTTATCCCGGCAAGGGCGGCGAGGAGCGCGGCCAGGCCGAGGCAATTGCGCGGGGCACCCAGCGTGGCCTGTCCCTGGGCGTTCCCTTTGTGACACTGGTGATCGGCGAGGGCATGTCCGGCGGGGCAATCGGCATCGCGGCGGCCAACAAAGTGCTGATGATGGAGTACGCTATTTACTCGGTGATCTCGCCGGAAGGTTGCGCCTCGATTCTCTATCGTGACGCAACGAAGGCCAAGGATGCGGCTGAGGCGATGGGCATTACGGCGCCTGAACTGCTGAAGCACCGCATCGTCGATGGCATCGTGAAAGAGCCTGTCGGCGGGGCGCACCGCGACCCGCAACGTGCAATGGCTGCTGCAGGAAAGACGCTGGACGCCGCGCTGCAGGAGCTGGAGAGCATGTCTCCAGCGGAGCTTCGGGCGCAGCGCCGGGACCGGTTCTATGCGATTGGCCGTGAGGGCGTCTGAGCCAGTCTGGCAGGGCCGCTAGATGGCCGAGAAGGACTGGATTCGCCGGTATTTCGCGCCGCTGGCCAAAGCGCCGGGCGCCGCCGGACTGACTGACGATACCGCTGAACTTTCAAAGGGTTACGGTCCTCTGATCGCCACTGTCGATGCGATGGTGGAAGGTGTTCACTTTTTTTCCGACGATCCGGTTGAGACCGTAGCCAGGAAGCTGGTGCGGGTGAACGTGTCCGACATCCTCGCTTCGGGCGCAGTGCCGAAAGAGGCGCTGCTGACGCTTGGTTGGCCCCGGCAGGGGCGCGAAGAGGAACAGATCGCGACATTTGCGGACAGTTTAGGGGCAGAACTGGACAGATGGGGAACGCATCTGGCCGGTGGCGACACCGTTTCGGTCCCATCCGGATTGTTTCTGTCATTGACGCTGACCGGTGAATGTCTCGGTGCCTCTCCGGTACGCAGGGGCGGCGGCCGGGCGGGTGATGACGTCTGGGTGACCGGCGAGGTCGGCGCGGCGCGGAGGGGCTATCTGTGGAAAACCGAAGGTCAGGGCGAGGCGCGCTGGCTGTCGGCGCTGCGCGAGCCCATTCTGCCCCCTATTGAGGCCGCAAGACTCATTTCTGAACGCGCCAATGCGGCGATGGACGTCTCCGATGGGCTTCTTGGCGATTTGGCGAGCCTCGCCGGCGCAAGTGGGCTTGGCGCCGAAATCGACCTGAGCGCGGTTCCCTTTGCTGGCGGAGCGGCCTCTTTGGCCGAAGCAATCGACCTTTCGAGTTGGGGCGATGATTATCAGCTTCTTTTTTCTGCGCCGCCCGAAGCTGCTGCTTTCATTGGAGATTCGGGTCTGAAAGTGACCCGGATTGGGCGTCTGTTGCCGGCGCCGGGGTTGGTGGCCAGCTACTGTGGAAAACTCGTTAACCTGCCGGAAACCATCGCCTTCGAGCATGGCTGAGTCGGCAAGCCTGCCGTTCGCTCCTGACGCGATGCATCTTGCGCGCGCCTGGCCTGACTGGCAGGCAAGTTAGTCTAAACAAAAATGAGACCGGACCGGAGCATAATCCGGCTGAGTTTCACTTTCGGGGAACGCAAGGAGGAAACATGATGAACTGGTATTGGCTCGCGCTTGGCGCGGGCATCCTATCGATCGTTTACGGTTGGGTTCAGATCCAATCGATAATGAAAGCACCTGCGGGCAACGCCCGCATGCTGGAAATTGCGGCAGCCATTCAGGAAGGCGCTAACGCGTATCTGAAGCGCCAGTATCGCACCATCGGCATTGTCGGCGTCGTGGTGGCACTTGTGCTGATCTTTGCGCTCAGCTGGAAGGCGGCGCTTGGCTTTGTGATCGGCGCGGTTCTGTCCGGTGCGGCGGGCTATATCGGCATGCTGGTTTCGGTGCGCGCCAATG
Protein-coding sequences here:
- a CDS encoding acetyl-CoA carboxylase carboxyltransferase subunit alpha produces the protein MATYLEFEKPIAELDAKIAELEALAARKDGPSISDELAKLKTKSVKQLKQIYSELNAWRITQVARHPDRPHFSDFINTVFTDFEELAGDRVYGNDEAIIGGLARFKGRSVVIMGHEKGRTTEKRLKHNFGMAHPEGYRKAVRLMDLAEKFNMPVLSFPDTAGAYPGKGGEERGQAEAIARGTQRGLSLGVPFVTLVIGEGMSGGAIGIAAANKVLMMEYAIYSVISPEGCASILYRDATKAKDAAEAMGITAPELLKHRIVDGIVKEPVGGAHRDPQRAMAAAGKTLDAALQELESMSPAELRAQRRDRFYAIGREGV
- the thiL gene encoding thiamine-phosphate kinase, translated to MAEKDWIRRYFAPLAKAPGAAGLTDDTAELSKGYGPLIATVDAMVEGVHFFSDDPVETVARKLVRVNVSDILASGAVPKEALLTLGWPRQGREEEQIATFADSLGAELDRWGTHLAGGDTVSVPSGLFLSLTLTGECLGASPVRRGGGRAGDDVWVTGEVGAARRGYLWKTEGQGEARWLSALREPILPPIEAARLISERANAAMDVSDGLLGDLASLAGASGLGAEIDLSAVPFAGGAASLAEAIDLSSWGDDYQLLFSAPPEAAAFIGDSGLKVTRIGRLLPAPGLVASYCGKLVNLPETIAFEHG